tTACATTACAGTGAATAAATTATGGCAGAACTTTCATTCCGGGGCTAACTATACCTTTAAAGTAGTATAACATGTTAAGGCATAGGTGGTTTCAAAAGTATGAGTAttcatggtaacactttattttagggtctcttaactagttgcttattagcgtgcatattactagaatattagccatttattagtagtaattaagcacatattaatgccttattctacattcctaattctacccaatacctaaacttaacaactaccgcactaactattaataagcagaaaattaggaatttattgagggaaaagtcgtagtaaatagtgaataagtgttccctattctaaagtgttaccgtattcacttattatgtttaaaagagaacaaaagaggCTTTTTATAGCAGTAAGATCATCAAACTTGGGAAAGAAACATAAAACTTTCTGGAAAGAATAGCTAGATGAGAAGAGCAGGCTTACAAGATACTGACACTGATAACATTCAGACAAATATGGAGCTCAGTACTTTACAACAAGAgctcaaattcaaacaaaaacatcaataGTTGATCACCTTGACGTTCAAATACCTCAATAACTGCTTTCATTTGCAAGCTCCAGGAAAATATATCTACAAATGCATCCAAACACATATGTgaaagtgtaataaaatgggGTACGGAGACATCTTCAAGCAAACCTTAACATGGTATTCCCCATCCATCAGGATGTTCTGAGTTTTAAGGTCATGGTGTAGAAGGGGTGGCGTCATATTGTGGAGGAAGTTTACTCCTAAAGCGATCTCATAAAGCACACGCAGCCTCAATGGCCAGGCCACCACTGGGTACATTTCTTTCTGTAACGCAAtatgaaaatacagaagtgaacATTCAAGAACCTATATGCCACAAAGCAGAAAGTGAAACTGTACGTTACTCAAACTCAAAGTGATTTATTACACTAATACTACCAGACTAAAGAGGAAGTATGTCATGTAAAAGGAATGCTGTTTGTACATTTATACCTCATGCAGGAGTTCATCCAGTGATCCGTTGGTCATGTACTCAGTCACAATGCAGAAGAACTCGGGCTCGTTACACACCCCAAAGATCTGGATGATGTGGTTAAATCGAGCTTTGTGAAGCACCTCAGCTTCCTTCAATAAACAATTCCTTTCCCTGCACAAAAAGATGAATGATAGGACTGAGGGTTTCTCTGTCAGACAATATCTGCCTGGATTTCCACAGCTTTTGACCAATGAATTTACACAGTTGTTTCCTTTATTCCTTGCATTATCCATTCTTCCATGGACTTCGTTCAATGAAAATCTTGGCATCTTGGAACAGTTCATAAATTAagatacttttatggtgcttcaGTTTCCTTTTTAAAGGCCATTCATTATAATAACATCATAGAAAgagtatattaaaattatattaaatattaaaatacacaatattaaaattctggacAATACTGATGAgctgataattattttcatattaatggatgataataaaatgtatttttatcttctgaataaattaaaaattaaaccgtaaactaaaatcaatcattttaaatgctacaagtgagTTTAACACACCTCAATGTTATTGTATACAGTCTAAAATTATACATGTAATTTTGGGATTcgctaaagattacatttaacaattttagtgaaatattactgtttttaaagggatagttcacaaacaaaaatcataatttctcaccctcacgtcattctaaaaacccataagacttttgttcatctttcaaaacacaagttaagatattttcaatgtttcaaaaattcattaaatttgATTGGTATGGATAACTTTAACTGTTCTTTGTGTTTCGCAGATCTTATATGAGTGAGAAATGACGACAAACTATAACTGAGCGATAGATGCTCATTTGCCCCACTTTTAACATTAATTATCCAATATAggataatatataaaaatctcTAAAAACAGTCGATAAACATTATGAAACAGATATTTTGCATCCCTAGAAGAGTGACCAGTACTTTATCTTGAATTTCTCCTTTAGTAttccacagaaaaaataaaaataaataaataaattaaataaataagggtgagtaaaagatgaATATTTTCACGACTTTGaatattttcactcaaaatattTTCACGACTTTAAATTTCAAGTTTTCAGGTCTGGAAATCACATCCCATGACATTTCCAGGTTTTCCATGATCTCAGAAACTTCTCAGTTGTAACTCGGTGCTTATTAGCACAAAACAGTCAGTCAGTGTTTGTCCCAAAAGAGCACACAGCTCATCATATTCCTACTTTCACAGAACTAGAAACACATTCAAACGTCTTGAACATATAGTTCCCAACTGCAGTACCTTTAAAGCAAGCTGTCTGGCCGCATACTTAAGGCATGTACGTAAGTGCTGCATAATAGTTCAGATCAGTGACCTTATCTGCACAGTAAAAACCTGCAACACCCAGCATTTACGGTCACACCAGACTGAAACGACCTCAGCGCATAAAAAGCCCAGCAATCAACGTTTTATGAACTGTGCATTTGAGCTAATAAGGAAACAAAGTAGAGATCGTAAGTGCTCAGACTATACCCACCTCTCACCAACCGGTGAATCCAGTTTTAAGCACTTGATCGCCACTGTGGTGCGCCAGTCGCTGTGCTGCGCCCTGAACACGGTCCCAAAGCCTCCCTTACTGATGTAGTGCAGGTCCGTTAGTTTCCGATACGGGATCACCGGTAAGGTGCTGGTGAGACTGCAGATGTTGACGCAGCCGGCGTGCTCCATGTTTGAGGATATTATGAGATGAGACGGGCCCGTTCAGCTTCAGTAGTAGAAAGGGGAACTGAAAGCGCACTGCTAACAGTTACAGCTAAAAACCCTCACAGAGAGAGACGATATCGAGCACCTATATCTACATGTTGTGAATGCGGTCTAATCTACACTACCAAGAGACAGGCGTTTGGGTGCATCTGTCTGACTACTAATTTATGTGGTCAAAATATCCTTGTTAAAAGTGTCCCTGGACAACAGATGGAAAAGAAATGTGTCCTACGGATAGCGCTTGGAGACACGCCCCCAATCCGAACAACGCATGTTATATCACGCCATAAAAACAAACGGCAAATTAGCgccaaaatcaaataaaaccacCACTGTTTGAGATTTAACGATTACGAAGCGCGGCGGTGGTGGTGAGTGAGCGCTCGGTGAATATTTCGCAGGTGTGTGAATGAGTGGGTCGGACTAAAACCGCAacgttttgggtttttttttttgtgtgtaaccACCCATATAGTCCCGCCCTTGACATGCGGATAGATGAATGACATCTCAACTGGCCAATCACAGACGTCTTGTAAACCCTTTAAGCCAATCCTGTCGCAGGGGGCGGGATTTCTCGGAATACAGGTAGGGAAAAAAATCAACGCCGATCACAAGACTGTGACTTCAGCTTCTGGGTGTCGAAGGGCTCTACTTTtgatttgattacatttttgaGGGCGTTCATTCACCGGACCTGAACATTGTGAACTGTGAACAGCTTTTAATTACTAGcgttatttttgttgttattaagcATATTTTAACTTTTACACATAACTCATAACTTTTCAAACTGCTGAAAATATTGTTATCTGGACGTTTGCTGTGAAAttttatacacaatacacagTTTCGACTGCCGCTTGCTAtcgtgtttatttatttagtttgtttttcataattatatttgtgcaataattaaatagaaTATGGTTATTTATAGTGTTTTATCGTTCACGTTTTTGAACTTATTTGAGCGGtttaaaaaaatggtcaaaGACGTCGATCCGACGTTTGTATACATGTTTTTGACCCATGAAAGTTAGCCTATTCCATTATGATGTAACAACGGGAATTCCCAAGAGATTTTCCCTCACAATAATATGGCACTGCATCCAgccttttataaaaaaaatagagaaactTTAAAATCTATGCTGACATGAAATAAATTCCCTCCTCAGGTACATCAATGCCTGTGCTTCTGGGTTgagtaataacaacaacaacaagctGTCATGCAGAGGATGGAGATGGTTGCCTTGGTAACCTGAAGTGTTTTGCTCTTGGCACAGTGGGAGAGGAAGTGCCCTGAGTTACATTATTGCTCATTCTGTTAATGGTGATGATAGTGCCAATAACAACCAAGTATATTATTGGAAATGTGGTGTAGAGGAGTAAGTTATTtggtattttttaatgtaaagttACATCAGTTGTGGAAGAGAGATAGCCATCTaacaatatgaaatttaaaacaCCCAGCTATAGGCTAAAAGTCACtgcttttcaaatgtttttcttttctttttttaatccagACAGTGTCAGGGTATACAGGGTGATTATTAAGTGActcatttttttgcaaattgcATCGTTTCCCCAGTAGATGGCGACAAGCGACTGTCAGCACGGATTCAATGCCACTGTATGTTACTGGAAAACACTGCAATTAGGATAGCCTATCATAGCCCTCGGACCGAGGAATATGATTGGATGAACATTTTATGGTCCTATGTCTTCCATAGacgatataaatataaatttatgtaGACCACTGTTACGGGTTGTGGTTGTGGCGTGAGCAAACCCAAACTTAAATGAATGACGAAAGAATGAAACGGCTTCAACGCactttttccccccatttattaacatataagaacggacaaacacaaagggagaactgaggacttaaaggaaagggaacaaaagagcaaacaacgtaatTGAAAACAGGTGGGGATAATGAGAGgtaattaattaacaagaaaCGGATcctaaccaaataaggaaaacgggGACTAGGACAGGCAGACACTTTACAGTACCTCCAGGGGTGGGCGCCCTGGACGCCGGTGCAGGACAGGGATACAGaggaggcatccagggcggaACAGGAGATTCTTAGAGGCCATGGCGGGTCCGGAGGCTTGGAAGGCCATGGCGGAGCCGGAGGCTTGAGACGCCCAGGACGGAGCCGGGGGCTTGAGACGCCCAGGACGGAGCCGAATTCACCGGGGAATagcccccccaaaaaattttaaaggtgaaattaggGGCTTTCAATCTTAGCGGACTcttggggcgctctggcagcgcagaTACTAGGCGCTCTGGCAGCGGACTcttggggcgctctggcagcgcagaTACtaggcgctctggcagcgcagaTACtaggggcgctctggcagcgcagaTACtaggcgctctggcagcgcagaTACtaggcgctctggcagcgcagaTACTAGGGGCGCTCTGGAAgtgcggagctggacggaaccagcggagactcttggggcgctctggcagcgcagaTACtaggggcgctctggaagcacgGACTcttggggcgctctggcagcgcagaTACtaggcgctctggcagcgcagaTACtaggggcgctctggaagcgcggagctggacggaaccagcggagactcttgagggTGCTCTGGCAGCGCAGATActagggggcgctctggcagcgcggactcttgggggcgctctggcagcggactcttggggcgctctggaagcacgGACTcttggggcgctctggaagtgcggagctggacggaaccagcggagactcttgaggcgctctggcagcgcagaTACtaggcgctctggcagcgcagaTACTAGGCGCTCTGGCAGCGGACTcttggggcgctctggcagcgcagaTACtaggcgctctggcagcgcagaTACtaggcgctctggcagcgcagaTACtaggcgctctggcagcgcagaTACTAGGGGCGCTCTGGAAgtgcggagctggacggaaccagcggagactcttgaggcgctctggcagcgcagaTACTAGGCGCTCTGGCAGCGGACTcttggggcgctctggcagcgcagaTACtaggggcgctctggaagcacgGACTcttggggcgctctggcagcgcagaTACTAGGGGCGCTCTGggcggagctggacggaaccagcggagacacaggcgagctggacggaaccagcggagattcttggggcgctctggcagcggaCTCTTGGGGCGCTCTGggcggagctggacggaaccagcggagactcttgagggTGCTCTGGCAGCGCAGATACtaggcgctctggcagcgcagacgctagggaggcgccttcgtggcgcaggcattGGGTGGCGCTCTGGAAGCCGGTGCAGGACAGGGATACAGaggaggcatccagggcggaACAGGAGATTCTTAGAGGCCATGGCGGGTCCGGAGGCTTGGAAGGCCATGGCGGAGCCGGAGGCTTGAGACGCCCAGGACGGAGCCGGGGCTTGAGACAGCAGGGAGGAAGAATGGACCAGTTTTAATTCTTCATTATTAAAGGACTAAAATGTGTTGATACtttgtcttttttctctctcagacCAACACTAAGATGCTACATGATTCTGCAAATCTGTTTCAGAtaactgtaataaaatgtagctaaaatgaaataaaatggggaaaaaaatatcgGAAATGTAATTGTTATGCTAGGTTTACCATACTATGCAAATAGCCTACAAATGACTTTAAAATTGATCATACTAGAAGAAGGTGTGGTTTGGTTGTGTCTCATTTGTGACCTGATTCACTTCTTTTAATAGCGAGGAATGCAGAAGATGACATTCAGTCAACTTCTGCTAACATTAGGTTtgtgactcttttttttttcaccaggTCCATTGCAGAAGATACACCATGTTTTACCAGAACCACAGTCCAGATGTTGTAAGGAGAGGAAATGTGATGGAGTATTACAGCAATGGATTTTGCAGAGGAAGCAATGAAGAAAGGGCACTCAAGGTCACCTTGCTTGGATATAAGGTCATGGAGGAAAAGACAAAGTTTACAGTAAGGATTTACTTATTTGTGGTTCTTTTCACTCTGCTGTTATGAATTTATATTAGATTGTCTgttgttcatattttaaatgaatagccCTCAATGGGCATATTTCTCtccaaaatggaaattctgtcatcgttttatttccctcatgttgttccaaacctgcatgtctttttcaaacacaaaagcaaaaaattcTGAATAATGTGCTAACTTTAtatttgcaattaaaaaaacaggGACTGGCGCTTCACACTTTAAAAGGGaacaaaagcatcataaaagtatCATACAAGTGTCTTCTACAGTCATTTTGTGCCTTTGTTTCAAAACAAACCTAAATTAAAAGGcatcgttcacccaaaaaggacATCAAAAATGTCTCTCCATTGAAAGTCCATGTAACCAAAACTTTGATGATTCAAGAGGTTTATAAAAACTTTGTAAATATGATCCATATGAATCAATGTGTGTTAATCAgttgtttatatgtgaataaaaaccacatttaaaacaatcgtGTCTCTTCAGAATACTTGGTTTAAATCactattacattatttttatgaacGTTTTGAATTGTCAAAAGATGAATTGTCAGtttcattataaatacatttattcttgtttcgaagatgaacaaaagtcttgtGAGTTCAAAacaacttgaggatgagtaaattatagaattttcatttttaggtgaactatccctttaagaatcaCATGGAAACAATTGGAAAATTATTCAAAGGCAGTTTTTAGTGATAAAGAGGACATGATGTTCCCTTTTTGCACTTCTCAGGTCTACAAGATCTTAGTGAAGCGTGCACCAGAGAGCTGGCACATTTTTAGACGATACACAGACTTCTCTCGGCTACATGACAAGGTCAGGCACAGGTGACTCATGTCAGCTGACAGTGCAGTAATGGAGACATGCTCAGTTTTTCTTAGAATTTCCTTCTTTTAGATGTGGGTGAccctttatgtgtgtgttttcagctgAAGGAGATGTTTCCTTCGTTTAACTTTGCCCTACCACCCAAGCGTTGGTTCAAGAACTTCAGCGCTGAATTTCTAGAAGAGAGACAACTGGGCCTACAAAACTTTCTACAAAATCTGATTGCTCTTAAAGATGTGAGAAATAGGTACTTATTACAGTATGCTTCTTTTACCAacagacttaaaaaaaatagttaaaaaatagccctcatgttgttccaaacctgtatgacattcTTTCTACTGCAGAACACTAAAGTATGTGTGACCCtggtcttaagtcgctggggtatatttgtaccaatagccaaaaatacattgtatgggtcaaaatgatcgatttttcttttatgccaaaaatcattaggatattacgaTGGCGTTtttacgacggcgttttagtgcctcgttaaaaaataaaaaaaatctaagattacgagaataaagtcgaaatactacgaaaataaagtcgaaatattacgagaataaagtcgaaatattacgagaataaagtcgaaatgtttcgaaaataaagtcgaaatacttcgagaataaagtcgaaatgttacgagaataaagtcgaaatgtttcgagaataaagtcgaaatgtttcggtcatttaaatcgtagaaattaaagttataatatttttagagtatagcctatattgtTCATGCAAATTGCCCGCGTTGAGAGTACCGGGAGAAATTGCAGGCCAccggaattgatttgaatattgttgtgtccgagcggccgcatcatcttactgggatatcaattttaaggactcatgaaacagcttaatatcaagaatctgatatttattaacagactgaacaggaacaactgtttatcttaacatcagctcacacactcaatcgaCATTCATTTGGGgggcgctgtagctctcttatttaacccttttttaatacactacaaatatatgtgggattattagcagaaatcatgtgtcatactcgcggggacagtatgcttggaaataatatttcatgtcttccattgcattcattatttgtggTGCGCCAGCCACACAATAGCaattaagctttgtgcttttagtgcttttaatataaaacaaagtctcagctttcaaaatcagttttataacgaaacacaaattatgtgtcttacaataatgtgattttcaagctctttaatgtggcgtgacagatcgctgtatttatgtgaataaattcattaaattattgtgaaaattccaccacTTACTCCGCAAAAACGTCTGTGGCGTCCAAACCTTCATTCCTCACACAGCCTGtctaattaaacagcaataaaacgttctaaaggttgaagtggactcaaatttgttcAAATACGTTATattcccagtcaacacgtgagatcacgcgatgatcacagtgacatcacacaatcctcatactgtgatcctcaccgtgtgagtagtatgtgagctcattgtgagttcacgTGAtcgtcatactgtgatcctcactatgtgagtaaagcgtgaggtcattgtgagatcaaattgttgactgggttgttgtcttttctgctgtaaacgttaAGTGACCATTCActaactgttttattcatggtatactgtaaatgaggacataatatttaacgtcttccattcattatttgtagcgcgcCAGCCAACCAGTAATCACAAaagttttgtgctttgttgcttttacacacagctcagctttcaaattctgccagttttataacgaaatgcaaattataaatgatgttgaaggaacatcataaggcataaaaaaaaagtttagcctaatttataatgaaaatgtctggtcgttcgttattgtaatctgaaagatgattgactcacatgccgcttgacaagcacattattgcaatatagcctacatattgtttgtatttcgctataaaactgacagattttgaaaactgagattttgaatatctcccggtgctcccaatccgggccatttgcatgagcaaaaagctagaatagcctatctaaaaatattacaactatataatctttattctcgtaatatttcgactttattctcgaaacatttcgactttattctcgtaacatttcgactttattttcaaaacatttcgactttattctcgaaacatttcgactttattttcgaaacatttcgactttattctcgtaatatttcgactttattctcgtaacatttcgactttattttcgaaacatttcgactttattctcgtaatatttcgactttattttcgtagtatttcgactttattctcgtaatatttcgactttattctcgtagtgtttcgactttattctcaagtatttcgactttattctcgtaacatttcgactttattctcgtaacatttcgactttattctcgtaatatttcgactttattctcgtagtgtttcgactttattctcgtaatatttcgactttattttcgtaacatttcgactttattttcaaaacatttcgactttattctaaacatttcgactttattttgaaacatttcgactttattctcgtaatatttcgactttattctcgtaacatttcgactttattttgaaacatttcgactttattctcgtaatatttcgactttattttcgtagtatttcgactttattctcgtaatatttcgactttattctcgtagtgtttcgactttattctcaagtatttcgactttattctcgtaatatttcgactttattctcgaaacatttcgactttattctcgtaacatttcgactttattttcgaaacatttcgactttattctcgtaatatttcgactttattttcgtagtatttcgactttattctcgtaatatttcgactttattctcgtagtgtttcgactttattctcgaagtatttcgactttattctcgtaacatttcgactttattctcgtaacatttcgactttattttcgaaacatttcgactttattttcaaattctgccagttttataacgaaatgcaaattataaatgatgttgaaggaacatcataaggcataaaaaaaaagtttagcctaatttataatgaaaatgtctggtcgttcgttattgtaatctgaaagatgattgactcacatgccgcttgacaagcacattattgcaatatagcctacatattgtttgtatttcgctataaaactgacagattttgaaaactgagattttgaatatctcccggtgctcccaatccgggccatttgcatgagcaaaaagctagaatagcctatctaaaaatattacaactatataatctttattctcaaaacatttcgactttaatctcgaaacatttcgactttattctcgtaacatttcgactttattttcaaacatttcgactttattctaaacatttcgactttattttcaaacatttcgactttattctcgtaatatttcgactttattttcgtagtatttgactttattctcgtaatatttcgactttattctcaaaacatttcgactttattctcgtaacatttcgactttattttgaaacatttcgactttattctcgtaatatttcgactttattttcgtagtatttcgactttattctcgtaatatttcgactttattctcgtagtgtttcgactttattctcgaagtatttcgactttattctcgtaacatttcgactttattctcgtaacatttcgactttattctcgtaatatttcgactttattctcgtagtgtttcgactttattctcgtaatatttcgactttattttgaaacatttcgactttattttcaaacatttcgactttattctcgtaatatttcgactttattttcgtagtatttgactttattctcgtaatatttcgactttattctcgaaacatttcgactttattctcgtaacatttcgactttattttcgtagtatttcgactttattctcgtaatatttcgactttattctcgaaacatttcgactttattctcgtaacatttcgactttattctcgtaacatttcgactttattctcgtaacatttcgactttattctcgtagtgtttcgactttattctcaagtatttcgactttattctcgtaacatttcgactttattctcgtaacatttcgactttattctcgtaatatttcgactttattctcgtaacatttcgactttattctcgtaacatttcgactttattctcataatatttcgactttattctcgtagtgtttcgactttattctcgtaacatttcgactttattctcgtaatatttcgactttattctcatagtgtttcgactttattctcgtaacgtttcgactttattctcgaaatattacgactttaatctcgtaatcttagattttttttttttaaggaggcactaaaacgccgtcgtaggatattaagtaaagatcatgttccatgaagatatttagtaaatttcttaccgtaaatatatcaaaacttcattttagattagcaatatgcattgctaagaacttaatttgaacaactttaaaagcgattttctcaatatttagatttttttgcaccctcagattccagattttcaaatagttgtatctctgccaaatattgtcctatcctaacaaaacatacatcaatggaaagcttatgtataaatgtatgtataaatctcagttttgaaaaattgacacttaagactggttttgtggtccagggtcacatatatatatactggaAATTGGTTTTGTCCCTACGATGAAAGTCAACGGGGCTCCATTGTTGTTTTAgacacaaaacatttgaaacattcttaaaaatagaagaaagaagaaagaaaatcaaataGGTTTGgtacaatgtattattaaaacaaaaaaacatgtgaGAACCTCTGGTTGTGCTGAGACAAAGTTTAATACTGCTTTTAATCTGTATTAAGAAAAATAGTTCTGAATTTAAAATCTGCACAAGGTACAAaagaggtttaaaaaaaaaaaattgtccacCTCAAGGGGTGAATAAATCATTATGTGAGCTGTCTGAAATGATAACAAGGTTGCAGATTTTGCCTAAATAAAACAGACACTAGGCTGATTAATTTGGGACCAAATGTTGATCTTGTTATTGTAAACTCGCCCTTtcaatattactttaaaaatatatttgtttgatAATTGTGCTACAGTTACAGGGTTGAATGATTGAGCTTGACAAACACAGTCAGCTTTATAATACGTGCCAGCACTGTTGTTAAGATATGTGTGAAGATTATTTGCTGCCACAATGTCACACTTTAATGGAAAACCATGAGGTAACAGAGTAACACTGCTTTCTCTCTACTGAAGTGAGGCAGTCAGAGAATTCCTATGTCTGGATGACCCACCCACTGCTTTTGACGATATTAGAGAGAGATGGGTAAGCTCGCTCAGTTACTTTAATTTGGTTTATTTTGGTTTACAAGCACATCCCTGaccacaaacaaaaataaataacacaatggACTAATCCATTTCTCCTGCTGTTCCTACTGAAGGCCTTCTGTGAGACACTGGGAGGGACCGACTGTTGCCTTCAAAGAGACTTAATGGACGATGAGAGAGAGACTGAGTCCCTGAGAAATGTCCTGCTGCACAAAGAACTCCAAATTAGCCAGCCCGAGAGAACAAAGACGTAATGTAGCAACACAACCTATTTGTGGGTTGCTTAGGAAACAGGGACAAGCAGGTGGATTTCTGAAATTAATGACTCCAAAATGATTCTAATGCTCAAGGAAATGATGTCTAATTGGATTAAGTGCTGCACAAAATGTAGCCTCTACCAGCAACGCTAATTGCTTGTAGAA
This portion of the Onychostoma macrolepis isolate SWU-2019 chromosome 02, ASM1243209v1, whole genome shotgun sequence genome encodes:
- the LOC131521232 gene encoding sorting nexin-16-like, with the protein product MFYQNHSPDVVRRGNVMEYYSNGFCRGSNEERALKVTLLGYKVMEEKTKFTVYKILVKRAPESWHIFRRYTDFSRLHDKLKEMFPSFNFALPPKRWFKNFSAEFLEERQLGLQNFLQNLIALKDVRNSEAVREFLCLDDPPTAFDDIRERWAFCETLGGTDCCLQRDLMDDERETESLRNVLLHKELQISQPERTKTGMYGTQGKLDREPRDVLTAQEYKEVERDALRRPNKSSELGFIRSHGACWCGSATDSPEKHRSKNPI